The Candidatus Neomarinimicrobiota bacterium genome contains the following window.
TGCCGCTGGTAGATCACTTAGTGGCCATTCCTGGTGCGGGCTCGGCTGAGTCACTCAATGTAGCTGTGGCGGCGGGAATTCTGTTATATCAACTCACTATTGATCACAAACCTTCAAGGTCTGCAAGACCTTGAAGGTTCTCGAGACACCAGGAAATCGTTCGAGGTCTCCTGACCTCGAACAAAGTTTCACTACATCTCCCCCGCGCGGATGGTGCCGTGCTCATCATCGAGCCAGTCACCGACAAATTTGTAGGCTTTACGCATATCCTCAAGCGTGGCAATCATAACGACCATATCCTGTTCATGGCCCGCCTGATCTACAAGATAGTCCGGCAGAACACCCTCCATGTGAAATCCGAGTTCGCTGTAGATACGCATAAGATCTTCTTGAGGACGCATGAATTTTACTATGATTTTGTTGAGATGCCTCTCATGAGCCATGTCATACATATCCTTCGCAAATACAAATTGGATCCCTTTCCCCTCGTACTCAGGTAAGATTACCAGCCGCAGCTGGGCTTCGCCGCTCTTCCATGATTTAGTAGCTATCTCCAGCGAACCGTCGCCAACAAATTCGCCGTCAAGAATTGCCACACGCCGGATAATCTGACCGTCCTCAGTTTTCAGAATTCGCTTCCTGATGTAATCGAGTACCGTAACATCACTGCGGAAGTAGCGTCTTCTATCTTCAGAGAACGACTTGAAGAATTCATATGATGCCTCCACATCATCTACAGTTAGATCTCGAACGATAACTTGGGATCCGTCTTTGAGTCTATAAGTGTGTTCCATAGGTACTGTCCTCTTAAATGATACCGGCCAACTCCTGAAGAAGACGCCAGTTTTTCAGTCTGTCTTCCTGAGCCATCTGGATTGATTCATCGGGATTGCCGTCCTTGTCAAAATGTTTGGCGAACCGCCCTTCCGTCTTCGCGAAATAGATGAAATCGAACTGCTCGCTCGTTTTGGGGTTTACGTACCAATCCTCATTCTTGGCCGGATTTCCCTGGAGGGAAAGCCGCTCAGACATACGGACACCATTTCTCGGATCGTGGATAAAGACAGGGAAAGCCCTGCAATCGGCGGCGAGCTTTGCCTGGTGCATAGCGAGATTATCTGCCACGCCGTGCTCCGGCTGACAGGTAGTATACACATTAACCACAGCCGGTCCCTTGTACTCATTAGCCGCCATCACCGCGTTGTAGAAATGATTCGTGTGAGCCGCTGTCGTCTGAGCCACGAAAACTTCCGGATGCATCATAGCTAGATTGGCGATCTCTTTCCTCCGTTCAGTTTTACCGTACACGGCTGATCCGTATATTGACATTTTAGCTTCCTGTCCAGTGAAGGAGGCGGTGGACGCCTGGCCGCCGGTGTTTGAATAGACTTGAGTATCGAGGATCAGCACATTGATATCCATTCCTGATACCAGCATCCGCGACAGAGACTGAAAACCGATATCAACCATAGCACCGTCACCGCCGATGCACCACAATTTCTTATCATTCCATCCCAGCTGATTCCAGCGCGTACGAATACCCATGGCATCTGCCGAATTGTTCTCAAAGAGAGAATTCGTCCATGGTACCAGGAAAGGGTTGTACGGATAGGTGGAGCCGT
Protein-coding sequences here:
- a CDS encoding thiamine pyrophosphate-dependent enzyme, encoding MSEVAVSGKDKINAFDILDIDDFNDRIVGAYNSGIAEDGLPADLSTARSLIPAGTAALRDFSYIAPDIPEFIAENCVACMDCVTQCPDTSILGKAISESQLTDSLNVLESGEVTEWIAEQWAETNKFFKVPAKQGKEPAKFGIFIDPSKCKGCAECVDACGEHDALKMINKVDDTIPRYQEAFEFFESLGPTPSDYINERVLPDMMLASESMLYTGGAGSCMGCGEGTALRMMLAATGFVYGRESIGLVASTGCNTVYGSTYPYNPFLVPWTNSLFENNSADAMGIRTRWNQLGWNDKKLWCIGGDGAMVDIGFQSLSRMLVSGMDINVLILDTQVYSNTGGQASTASFTGQEAKMSIYGSAVYGKTERRKEIANLAMMHPEVFVAQTTAAHTNHFYNAVMAANEYKGPAVVNVYTTCQPEHGVADNLAMHQAKLAADCRAFPVFIHDPRNGVRMSERLSLQGNPAKNEDWYVNPKTSEQFDFIYFAKTEGRFAKHFDKDGNPDESIQMAQEDRLKNWRLLQELAGII